TGGAATGGATCCACCGCCGGGAGAACCTCGTCGTGTGCGGCCCGTCCGGGACCGGCAAGACATTCCTGCTCGAGGCCCTCGGACAACACGCCGTCGAGCAAGGACTACGCGTGGCGTGGTTCACCCTCGAAGACCTCGGGGGACTCCTGCGCCGCCACCGCGCCGACGACACCGTCACCAAAGCCATCACCCGAGTCCTGCGAGCAGACCTGGTCGTCGTTGATGACATAGGCCTGTTGCCCGTTTCTCAGGACGCGGCCGAGGGCCTGTACCGCCTGGTCGACGCTGCGTACGAGAAACGCTCGGTCGCGGTCTCGTCCAACCTTCACCCGGCCTCCTTCGACGAGCTGATGCCCAAGACCCTGGCCACAGCCACGGTAGATCGCCTACTGCATCACGCCCATGTCTGTCAGACCAGCGGCGAGTCCGTGCGCCTGTCCCAGGCGTTGGCCGGCGACGGCGTCACACCGTTGGGCGGCACCCGATGAGCGCGGGCACCGACGCCCGAACCAGCGTCATCTACGAATGCCCCGAGTGCGAAACCCGCTACCTGGACGAAGCGCCGCTGCCCGGATTGCAACCTCTTCACCCGCCGAATCGGCCCGGGCGGCTCATGCCCACACTGCGACGAACCCGTGGCCCAAGCCGACCTGACCTGACCCCCCTCACAACCAAGGAGACCGAAATGACCCACACCTGACCGAACGCCGTTGGTGGCCACCACTGGGCAGATCCCATGGCCACCAGCGGGCAGATTTCATGACCGCCACCGGGCAGTTCCTACTGGCCCTTGACAAAAGAG
The Actinomycetes bacterium genome window above contains:
- the istB gene encoding IS21-like element helper ATPase IstB, whose amino-acid sequence is MTATPRAKTAPVPTLGVPAAPPLPDDLEALLRRLRLPHIRRLAPEVVATAKAQRWEPVEVLRALFKEESAGRERSALATRRATAGFPTGKTFQAWSPAASSIPAPTQQALRTLEWIHRRENLVVCGPSGTGKTFLLEALGQHAVEQGLRVAWFTLEDLGGLLRRHRADDTVTKAITRVLRADLVVVDDIGLLPVSQDAAEGLYRLVDAAYEKRSVAVSSNLHPASFDELMPKTLATATVDRLLHHAHVCQTSGESVRLSQALAGDGVTPLGGTR